One Onychostoma macrolepis isolate SWU-2019 chromosome 15, ASM1243209v1, whole genome shotgun sequence DNA segment encodes these proteins:
- the LOC131554127 gene encoding uncharacterized protein LOC131554127 isoform X1: MRSTQSSTSPRVRVDRSVMNMSRNAERFIPSLCEVFGPRVKADQVTPLLQALDFSITLSGKLPSSTCRSVGRVLGLSASKLNLTLKPQAISVRGLERLFKHIKHLQKLSLEDRMLVKMVRALRSFKGPFPLTTDELSLITKDSKQNLPHILSRLTSLLSLLSVQCLDLTECKSEALSLTTLFGLQEPMTIRFSKEALQQLVSVVYEAQDDELTRCFLKKVSKDLSSCSLTWEVIHYLLQHQAINLKLDFRRAKSLVKTSENFCHY; this comes from the exons CAGGAATGCAGAGCGGTTCATTCCATCTCTATGTGAAGTGTTTGGACCCAGAGTGAAGGCAGATCAGGTGACTCCTCTGCTCCAGGCTTTGGACTTTAGCATCACTCTGAGTGGAAAATTACCCAGCAGCACCTGCAGATCTGTGGGGAGAGTTCTGGGCCTTTCAGCCTCAAAACTAAACCTGACTCTAAAGCCACAAGCCATCTCTGTCAGAGGACTCGAACGGCTTTTCAAACACATCAAACATCTTCAGAAACTGAG TCTGGAAGACAGGATGTTAGTGAAGATGGTCAGAGCGCTGAGGTCATTTAAGGGTCCTTTTCCACTGACCACAGATGAGCTCTCACTGATCACAAAAGACTCGAAGCAAAATCTTCCTCATATCCTGAGCAGATTGACGTCTCTCCTGAGTCTGTTGTCTGTCCAGTGTTTGGATCTCACTGAGTGTAAATCAGAGGCTCTGTCTCTCACGACTCTGTTTGGTCTCCAGGAACCCATGACTATCAG gttCTCTAAAGAGGCTCTTCAGCAGCTGGTTTCAGTGGTGTATGAAGCACAGGATGATGAACTGACACGCTGCTTTCTGAAGAAGGTGTCTAAGGATCTGTCCTCCTGCTCACTGACCTGGGAAGTGATTCATTACCTGCTGCAACATCAAGCTATAAACTTGAAGTTGGACTTCAGAAGAGCAAAATCACTTGTGAAAACATCAGAGAACTTCTGCCATTATTAG
- the LOC131554127 gene encoding uncharacterized protein LOC131554127 isoform X2, whose amino-acid sequence MRSTQSSTSPRVRVDRSVMNMRNAERFIPSLCEVFGPRVKADQVTPLLQALDFSITLSGKLPSSTCRSVGRVLGLSASKLNLTLKPQAISVRGLERLFKHIKHLQKLSLEDRMLVKMVRALRSFKGPFPLTTDELSLITKDSKQNLPHILSRLTSLLSLLSVQCLDLTECKSEALSLTTLFGLQEPMTIRFSKEALQQLVSVVYEAQDDELTRCFLKKVSKDLSSCSLTWEVIHYLLQHQAINLKLDFRRAKSLVKTSENFCHY is encoded by the exons GAATGCAGAGCGGTTCATTCCATCTCTATGTGAAGTGTTTGGACCCAGAGTGAAGGCAGATCAGGTGACTCCTCTGCTCCAGGCTTTGGACTTTAGCATCACTCTGAGTGGAAAATTACCCAGCAGCACCTGCAGATCTGTGGGGAGAGTTCTGGGCCTTTCAGCCTCAAAACTAAACCTGACTCTAAAGCCACAAGCCATCTCTGTCAGAGGACTCGAACGGCTTTTCAAACACATCAAACATCTTCAGAAACTGAG TCTGGAAGACAGGATGTTAGTGAAGATGGTCAGAGCGCTGAGGTCATTTAAGGGTCCTTTTCCACTGACCACAGATGAGCTCTCACTGATCACAAAAGACTCGAAGCAAAATCTTCCTCATATCCTGAGCAGATTGACGTCTCTCCTGAGTCTGTTGTCTGTCCAGTGTTTGGATCTCACTGAGTGTAAATCAGAGGCTCTGTCTCTCACGACTCTGTTTGGTCTCCAGGAACCCATGACTATCAG gttCTCTAAAGAGGCTCTTCAGCAGCTGGTTTCAGTGGTGTATGAAGCACAGGATGATGAACTGACACGCTGCTTTCTGAAGAAGGTGTCTAAGGATCTGTCCTCCTGCTCACTGACCTGGGAAGTGATTCATTACCTGCTGCAACATCAAGCTATAAACTTGAAGTTGGACTTCAGAAGAGCAAAATCACTTGTGAAAACATCAGAGAACTTCTGCCATTATTAG